AAGGCGCTGCTGCAGATTCCCGGAATCCCGCGGGACCTGAATCGTTCATCGGTGCTGAGGTTTCTGACGCTGCAGTATGTGCCACATCCTCACAGCATCCTGAGCGGTTTCAGCAAGCTGCCGCCGGCGTCGCTGGGAATTTTCCGGGACGGCGAATTTCGCGTGCGCCGGTACTGGTCACCGCCGTATGATCTGCCGGAGACCAGCCGTCGCCACATTTCTGACTGGACCGAAGAGCTGCGGCACGAATTGAGCGAAGCGGTGCGGCTGCGGCTTCGCAGCGACGTTCCGCTGGGAGCGTTCCTGTCGGGCGGAATTGATTCCACCGTGATCTGCGGGCTGATGCAGAAGCAGCTTGATCAGCCGGTGAAGACGTTTTCGATCGGGTTCCCGGTGAAGGCGTTCGATGAGCGTTCGTATGCCCGCCAGGCGGCGGAAATGCACGGCACGGATCATCGTGACGCACTGGTCGAACCGGACGCCATCAGCATGCTGCCAAAGCTGATCTGGCACTACGACGAACCATTCGGCGACAGCAGCTCCATTCCCACGATGTATCTGTCGGAACTGACTCGCAGGCACGTCACGGTCGCTCTGACGGGAGACGCCGGCGATGAACTTTTCTGCGGCTATGACCGTTACCGGGCCGTTCGGATCGCGGGGCGACTGGACCTGATTCCGCGATGGATGAGATCAGCGCTGCACAGCATCGTGGGAGCGCATCTGCCGGCGTCGATCAAACAGAAGTCCTTTCGTCGGCGACTGAAGCGGTTTCTGGAGACACTGAATCAGCCGCCGGAACGCCGCTACCTGAACTTCATTTCCATCTTCAACCGTGACCGGCTGCAGGAACTTGTTACGCCGGAGCTGTGGAAGCTGACTGACGATGAAGACCCGGCGGCGTTCATTTTCGACGCGTACACACACTTTCCGGACCGCGACTTTGTGACTCGCACGACGGCGACGGACCTGCTGACGTATCTGCCGTGCGACCTGCTGACAAAGGTCGACATTGCCAGCATGGCCGTCGGTCTGGAATGCCGCAGTCCGATGCTGGATCATCACGTCGTGGAACTGGCGGCGAAGATGCCGCTGTGCGTGAAGCAGTCCGTGCAGCAGGGCAAGAAGGTGCTGGTCGAGACATTCCGCGACCTGATTCCCGCTGACATTCAAACGCGAAAGAAAATGGGGTTCGGAGTTCCGATCGATCACTGGTTCCGCGATGAGCTGAAGGATCTGCTGCACGACGTACTGCTGTCTCAGCGAGCCCGGGAGCGCGGCCTGCTGGAACCGGAGGTCGTGCGTCGACTGGTGGAGGAACACACGTCGTCAAAATTCGACCACGCGTATCGGCTATGGAACCTGCTGTGCCTGGAACTGTGGCAGAGAATCAACCTCGACGGAGAACCACCAATTCGCGCGACATCAACAATCACCTGACGACGTCGATGTCTGAACCACACAGACTGCAAGGTGCGTTCGCACTTATACTCCTCTCGGCCTGCACAGAGGCCACTTTCATTTAACGGTTATCCGGAGGCGCACTTTGCTTGACTCATTGGCGTAC
This Planctomycetaceae bacterium DNA region includes the following protein-coding sequences:
- the asnB gene encoding asparagine synthase (glutamine-hydrolyzing), encoding MCGISGAVWWQPDKQISRQTLQRMTDCIAHRGPDAEGHLLLPPNDACPVGVALGHRRLSIIDVAGSAQPLGNEDGSVQITFNGEIYNYRELRESLLAAGHRFATNGDTEVIVHLYEQYGLDFVDHLRGMFVFAIWDANQKQLVVARDRLGQKPLFYRLEDGRLAFASELKALLQIPGIPRDLNRSSVLRFLTLQYVPHPHSILSGFSKLPPASLGIFRDGEFRVRRYWSPPYDLPETSRRHISDWTEELRHELSEAVRLRLRSDVPLGAFLSGGIDSTVICGLMQKQLDQPVKTFSIGFPVKAFDERSYARQAAEMHGTDHRDALVEPDAISMLPKLIWHYDEPFGDSSSIPTMYLSELTRRHVTVALTGDAGDELFCGYDRYRAVRIAGRLDLIPRWMRSALHSIVGAHLPASIKQKSFRRRLKRFLETLNQPPERRYLNFISIFNRDRLQELVTPELWKLTDDEDPAAFIFDAYTHFPDRDFVTRTTATDLLTYLPCDLLTKVDIASMAVGLECRSPMLDHHVVELAAKMPLCVKQSVQQGKKVLVETFRDLIPADIQTRKKMGFGVPIDHWFRDELKDLLHDVLLSQRARERGLLEPEVVRRLVEEHTSSKFDHAYRLWNLLCLELWQRINLDGEPPIRATSTIT